In Flavobacterium sp. CBA20B-1, one DNA window encodes the following:
- a CDS encoding AAA family ATPase yields the protein MIKSINLKNVATYDPKNGVTINNLKKINFIYGTNGCGKTTLSNYLLDPNNNKYADCTNVWQNETPLKTLVYNKEFRERNFGNGKLSGVFTLGQATTDEIKVIENKTEELKNLKIEGAKKRETQNVQIQKKEALEKEFTENCWKKLFKKYDKEFKEAFVGSMKSGELFKSRLLQEFSSNTSILETIEVLREKAETIFGDVPQNISQISIIGYDRIIEIESSPIWKKIIIGKADVDIAKLIQKLNINDWINQGRDYIQEDNSTCPFCQQQTITQDFKNQLESFFDETYLSDINSIKDLKQEYNSLTQNLINELNAIEGTEKSFKDTKLDVDKFSAYLKTLISQINTNNEFLNNKIKEPSRIVEMVSSIEQLDLITELISNANFEIKKHNDIVANFTTEKKYLVKSIWKFLIEEFKTEIIQFNSSKNGLESGITALQIQLDKKVAEHKALDTEIKELSKNVTSIQPTINEINRLLLSYGFTNFKIVPAVETGFYQIQRENGEIAEHTLSEGEVTFITFLYYLQLTKGGHDENSINDERILVIDDPISSLDSNILFIVSTLIKEILKDVRSNRGNVKQVILLTHNIYFHKEASFEGLNRGKGEKNNYYILRKINSITHIFPYNDKNPISSSYELLWNEIKDYKNNSGITVQNAMRRIIENYFSILGSKRDDTLLAKFKNPQEKEVFRSLLSWINEGSHTLPDDLYIELPDQSIETYLKVFKDIFIHTNNIGHYEMMMGIEENLTINTIEAELN from the coding sequence ATGATAAAATCAATTAATTTAAAAAACGTTGCTACTTATGATCCCAAAAACGGAGTTACTATAAATAATCTTAAGAAAATTAATTTTATCTACGGTACGAATGGTTGTGGCAAGACTACTTTATCAAATTATCTATTAGACCCTAATAATAATAAATATGCTGATTGTACAAATGTCTGGCAAAATGAAACTCCTCTTAAAACTTTAGTATATAACAAGGAATTTAGAGAACGAAATTTTGGTAATGGAAAATTAAGTGGTGTTTTTACTCTTGGTCAGGCTACAACTGATGAAATTAAGGTAATTGAAAATAAAACAGAGGAATTAAAAAACTTAAAAATAGAAGGAGCTAAAAAACGAGAAACTCAAAATGTTCAAATTCAGAAAAAGGAGGCTTTAGAAAAGGAATTTACAGAGAATTGTTGGAAAAAACTATTTAAAAAATACGATAAAGAGTTTAAAGAAGCCTTTGTGGGCTCAATGAAGTCAGGAGAGCTGTTTAAAAGCAGATTGTTGCAGGAATTCTCGAGTAACACCTCTATTTTGGAAACAATCGAAGTACTACGAGAGAAAGCAGAAACTATTTTCGGAGACGTTCCGCAGAATATTTCTCAAATAAGTATTATTGGTTATGATAGAATAATTGAAATAGAAAGTAGTCCAATTTGGAAAAAAATAATTATAGGTAAGGCAGATGTAGATATAGCAAAGTTAATTCAGAAGCTGAATATTAACGATTGGATAAATCAAGGGAGAGACTATATTCAAGAAGACAATAGCACTTGTCCTTTTTGTCAACAACAAACTATTACACAAGATTTCAAAAATCAATTAGAGAGCTTTTTTGATGAAACGTATTTAAGCGATATCAATTCTATTAAAGACTTAAAACAAGAATACAATTCATTAACACAAAATTTGATTAATGAACTTAATGCGATTGAAGGAACCGAAAAGAGTTTTAAAGACACAAAGTTAGATGTAGATAAATTTTCAGCTTATCTCAAAACATTGATAAGTCAGATAAATACCAATAATGAGTTTCTAAATAATAAAATAAAAGAGCCAAGCAGAATTGTTGAGATGGTATCTTCAATAGAGCAATTAGATTTAATTACGGAATTAATTTCAAATGCTAATTTCGAAATAAAAAAGCATAACGATATAGTTGCCAATTTCACTACTGAAAAAAAATATTTGGTTAAGTCTATCTGGAAATTTCTTATTGAAGAATTTAAAACAGAAATTATTCAATTCAATTCAAGTAAAAATGGCTTGGAATCAGGTATAACAGCCTTACAAATTCAATTAGATAAAAAAGTAGCCGAACATAAAGCATTAGATACTGAAATCAAAGAGTTAAGTAAAAATGTGACAAGTATTCAACCTACAATTAATGAAATAAATAGATTGTTATTATCATACGGTTTTACAAATTTTAAAATTGTGCCTGCAGTAGAAACAGGTTTTTATCAAATACAACGAGAAAATGGTGAAATTGCTGAGCATACACTTAGCGAAGGGGAAGTTACTTTTATCACTTTTCTATATTATCTTCAACTAACTAAAGGTGGACATGATGAAAATTCAATAAATGATGAACGTATTTTAGTTATTGATGATCCTATTTCAAGTTTAGATAGTAATATATTGTTTATTGTAAGTACATTGATCAAAGAAATTTTAAAAGATGTACGTTCAAATAGAGGAAATGTAAAGCAAGTTATTTTATTAACCCATAATATTTACTTTCATAAAGAAGCTTCGTTTGAAGGATTAAATAGAGGTAAAGGTGAAAAGAATAACTATTACATTTTGAGAAAGATTAATTCGATTACTCATATTTTTCCATATAACGACAAAAATCCTATATCATCTTCATATGAATTACTATGGAATGAAATTAAAGATTATAAAAATAATTCTGGAATAACGGTTCAAAATGCTATGAGAAGAATTATTGAAAATTATTTCAGTATACTTGGTAGTAAAAGAGATGATACTCTACTAGCCAAATTTAAAAATCCACAAGAAAAAGAAGTTTTTAGATCTTTACTTAGTTGGATAAATGAAGGTTCTCATACATTACCAGATGACCTGTATATTGAATTACCAGATCAATCTATAGAAACTTATTTAAAGGTTTTTAAAGATATTTTTATTCACACGAATAATATTGGACATTATGAAATGATGATGGGAATTGAGGAAAACTTAACTATTAATACTATAGAAGCTGAATTAAATTAA